One Comamonas odontotermitis genomic window, CTGTGGCCCCGCAGGCCGTCACGCAGGGGCAATTTGCCCGTCGCCTCTCGGCTGTGGTGGAGCGCCCCCTGTGGCTGCGGGTGCCCGGCTGGCCACTGCGCCTGCTGCTGGGCGAGATGTCGGAGTTGCTGCTTTGTGGCCAGAATGTGGTGCCAGCGCAGGCCCTGCGCAGTGGCTACCGCTTTCGGTATGCCAGCCTGGCCGCGGCGCTGGCCCAACTGATAGGCAGGCCATCGGCTTGAGGGCCCCCATCAGGCCATTGGGCCATCGGGCCTTTGGGGCGCGATGTGGCGTGGCGATCACGTGGACCCGTTTCTGGTTGCTGCCGTATCAGGCTGCGATGGATTCGGGGCTGGTCATGAAGCCGGTGGTGGCGTGGCGGCTACCGTCGTCAAGCACCAGTTCACGCTCGGGCCAGCGCATGGCAGCCAGTTTGAAGTCGTCTTCGGGCCGCGTGCCTGCGAGGCGCGCCGTCCAGCGTGCGCCGACGGAGAAATCAACGCAGAACACATTGTGGCGCAGGCCATGCCATGACGTGGGGGCGATGTCTGCAAACAGATCCTGGTCGCCCTTGCCCAGCACGGCACGGTCGACCGGCGTGATGCGGCGCCAGTAGTGGCCTATCAGCACGGGGGTGGCATCGGCATAGCGGTCCCACCATGCCACGCGCTCCACAAAGCGCCATTTGCCACCGGCAAAGAAGGGTTCGGTGCCACGGCGCTCCACGCCACAGGTCAGCACCTTGAGCGGGTTGTACTGCGATTTGTTCAGTTCGCTGTCGGCATGGGCGGGCATGAAAGGGGGCTGGTGCGCGCCATCTTCCAGGCTGTAAGGCCAGGCGGCACTTTCGGCAGCGGAGCGGGCCGGAATGCCCTGGGCGCGGGCATGGACGGCTGCGCCTTCCTCCAGCCGGTCGTAGTCGTCTGCCACCTCGCCGGTCGGCAACTGGCGGGCCTGGGT contains:
- a CDS encoding metallophosphoesterase, whose protein sequence is MSLVHTLPPGPLDVIGDVHGERQALEQLVRHLGYDDDGRHPAGRKLVFVGDFCDRGPDSPGVLALVRRWVEAGHAYAVLGNHEINLLRDDAKDGSGWFFDERIEADNRKYAPYQRADRDFPQAMFPFLRQLPLALERDDIRIVHAAWMDEKITQARQLPTGEVADDYDRLEEGAAVHARAQGIPARSAAESAAWPYSLEDGAHQPPFMPAHADSELNKSQYNPLKVLTCGVERRGTEPFFAGGKWRFVERVAWWDRYADATPVLIGHYWRRITPVDRAVLGKGDQDLFADIAPTSWHGLRHNVFCVDFSVGARWTARLAGTRPEDDFKLAAMRWPERELVLDDGSRHATTGFMTSPESIAA